In Streptomyces sp. TLI_146, the genomic stretch GCGGGCGGGTTCGCCGAGCTGGTCCACGCGACCGGCGAGATCCTCTGCACGCTGGCCGACCACCTCTCGGCCGCCGAGAGCGCGCTGCAGAACGCCGAGGACGTGGCCGTGAAGGCGGGCGTCCCGATGGGCCCCAAGGGCGTCCCCGGCCAGCTGATGACCAACAACCCGCCCCACCCCGACGAGCAGAAGGCCATCGACGGGCTCACCAACTACGCGGCCGTGCGCGCGGACATCCTGCACGCGGCCCAGCAGGCCCGCCTGGACGCGGCCGAGGCGCTCAACAAGCTGTACGAGGAGGACACTTCGGAGGTGTCCAAGGGTGACAAGGTCACCATCGCCGACTATCTGCGCGGACTGTACGCGTACGACTCCGAGCGCACCCGGGTCAAGGGGCACGACGCCGCCGACAAGCTGGACGACGCCAAGAAGGAAGCCGACGAGGCCAAGAAGGACCTGCGGGCCGAGCGCAAGGAGTGGCAGAAGCAGGGCAAGACCCTGCCCAAGGACTCCCCGGCCCGGCTCGCCTACAAGGAGGCGCTGACCAAGCTCGACGGCCTGGAGACCGACATCGCCCGTGCCGAGCACGGCAGTTCGGCGCTGCCGTACGACCACGCGCTCAATGTGAAGGTCGTGGACGCGGCGGACGCGCTGAAGCTGGGCAAGGGCCTGGAGAAGCTCCCGGACTTCCTCAAGGAGATCCCCGTCGTCGACATCGCGGCGGCGAGCGTCTGCGGCCTCCTGGAGGCGAAGGACGACCACGACAAGGGCTGGTCGTGGACGCACTCGGTGGTGGTGGAC encodes the following:
- a CDS encoding WXG100 family type VII secretion target, encoding MSDSWVGGDIGGIRAMGDAYKNAKHDLESIVKPLGTVVEQLAKDAAWEGEAAESFRAKWSEDALTAGGFAELVHATGEILCTLADHLSAAESALQNAEDVAVKAGVPMGPKGVPGQLMTNNPPHPDEQKAIDGLTNYAAVRADILHAAQQARLDAAEALNKLYEEDTSEVSKGDKVTIADYLRGLYAYDSERTRVKGHDAADKLDDAKKEADEAKKDLRAERKEWQKQGKTLPKDSPARLAYKEALTKLDGLETDIARAEHGSSALPYDHALNVKVVDAADALKLGKGLEKLPDFLKEIPVVDIAAASVCGLLEAKDDHDKGWSWTHSVVVDGGAALGGLAAGAGATALGVALAASSEITVPVAVVAGVGGAVVIGATDLLDEAFHEHWSEDIHDHGVIGGLWHGSGNVLSDTGKDMKRLADDAGNLGKKAWNGFKGLF